The Opisthocomus hoazin isolate bOpiHoa1 chromosome 30, bOpiHoa1.hap1, whole genome shotgun sequence genome has a window encoding:
- the LOC104334269 gene encoding scale keratin yields the protein MSCYDLCPTTSSIACPQPIANSCNEPCVRQCPDSTAVIQPPPVVVTFPGPILSSFPQQAVVGSSGAPAFGGSLGLGGLYGSGNLYGYGGSLGYGAQYGYGNSALSTLGSGYCSPYSSRRYSRFLRSSCGPC from the coding sequence ATGTCTTGCTACGACCTGtgccccaccaccagcagcattgCCTGCCCCCAGCCCATCGCTAACAGCTGTAATGAGCCATGTGTCCGGCAGTGCCCTGACTCGACTGCCGTGATCCAGCCGCCCCCCGTTGTCGTCACcttccccggccccatcctcagctccttcccccagcaagccgtggtgggctcgtccggagcaccggcctttgggggctccctggggctggggggcctctATGGCTCCGGGAACCTCTACGGTTATGGGGGCTCTCTGGGATATGGGGCCCAGTATGGATATGGGAATTCAGCCCTCTCCACGCTTGGCAGCGGGTACTGCAGCCCGTACTCCTCCCGCCGGTACAGCCGGTTCCTCCGCAGCAGCTGTGGACCCTGCTAA